In Xyrauchen texanus isolate HMW12.3.18 chromosome 14, RBS_HiC_50CHRs, whole genome shotgun sequence, the following are encoded in one genomic region:
- the septin10 gene encoding septin 10 has translation MASSDVVRQMDKNARPLGLSGHVGFDSLPDQLVNKSTNQGFCFNILCIGETGIGKSTLMDTLFNTNFENFESSHFEPKVKLRAQTYDLQESNVRLKLTVVNTVGFGDQMNKQESYQHIVDYIDTQFESYLQEELKIKRSLHNYHDSRIHACLYFIAPSGHSLKSLDLVTMKKLDSKVNIIPVIAKADTISKSELHKFKIKIMSELVSNGVQIYQFPIDDETVAKINTAMNGHLPFAVVGSTEEVNIGNKMVKARQYPWGVVQVENENHCDFVKLREMLICVNMEDLREQTHTRHYELYRRCKLEEMGFKDTDPECKPVSLQQTYEAKRQEFLGELQRREEEMRQTFVQRVKEKEAELKDAERELQGKFEQLKRLHADEKSKLEDKRRSLEEEMSAFTKRKAATELLQAQSFNASTNNKKDKDRKNSGFM, from the exons GACAAGAACGCCCGTCCGCTGGGTTTATCGGGCCATGTTGGCTTTGACAGTCTGCCAGATCAACTGGTGAACAAATCCACTAATCAGGGCTTCTGCTTCAACATTCTGTGCATTG GTGAAACTGGCATTGGAAAATCCACGTTGATGGACACTCTCTTCAACACCAATTTTGAGAATTTCGAGTCTTCCCATTTTGAGCCGAAGGTGAAGTTGCGAGCGCAGACGTATGATCTTCAGGAGAGCAACGTTCGGCTCAAGCTCACTGTGGTTAATACTGTTGGATTTGGAGATCAGATGAACAAGCAGGAGAG TTACCAGCACATTGTGGATTACATTGACACTCAGTTTGAATCGTACTTACAAGAGGAGCTGAAGATCAAACGCTCTCTTCATAACTACCACGACTCCAGAATCCACGCCTGCCTCTATTTCATTGCACCCTCCGGACACTCGCTCAAATCCTTAGATCTGGTGACCATGAAGAAGCTGGACAGTAAG GTCAACATCATTCCCGTCATCGCTAAAGCCGACACCATCTCCAAGAGCGAGTTGCACAAATTCAAGATCAAGATCATGAGCGAACTCGTCAGCAACGGCGTGCAGATTTACCAGTTTCCAATCGATGATGAAACGGTGGCGAAGATCAACACGGCAATGAAC GGTCATCTTCCGTTCGCTGTTGTCGGGAGCACAGAGGAGGTGAACATTGGGAACAAAATGGTGAAAGCGAGACAGTATCCCTGGGGAGTCGTGCAGG TGGAGAACGAGAACCACTGCGACTTTGTGAAGCTTCGTGAGATGTTGATCTGCGTGAACATGGAGGATCTCCGTGAACAGACGCACACGCGGCATTACGAGCTCTACAGACGCTGTAAACTGGAGGAGATGGGCTTTAAAGACACGGACCCAGAGTGCAAACCTGTCAG TCTTCAGCAGACGTATGAGGCGAAGCGGCAGGAGTTTCTGGGCGAGTTACAGCGGCGCGAGGAGGAAATGAGACAAACGTTTGtccagagagtgaaagagaaagaggCTGAGCTTAAAGATGCTGAGAGAGAg TTGCAAGGGAAGTTCGAGCAGCTGAAGCGACTGCATGCAGATGAGAAGAGCAAACTGGAGGACAAACGCAGGAGTCTGGAGGAGGAGATGAGCGCGTTCACCAAACGCAAAGCTGCAACGGAGCTGCTACAGGCGCAGTCCTTCAACGCCAGCACCAACAACAAGAAAGACAAAGATCGCAAGAA CTCTGGATTCATGTGA